The DNA segment TGCAGGTTTTCCTTCAATGGTTATAATCATTCCTTATGTTTGTTATATAATTTTAAAACAAAAGAAAGGAGGAATAAATGGGACCCAAAGCTATAGGCCCTTACAGCCTTGTGAGAAGGGGTGAATGTAAGAGTTTATTTTTCATTTCTGGTCAACTGGGTATAAATCCTGATAGTGGTGAGCTGGAAGAAGGCTTGGAGGCTCAGACAAAAAGGGCCCTGGAAAATTTGAAATCAATTCTTGAATCTTCTGGGCTTTCTATGAATAATGTGATAAAAACCACCATTTTTCTCATTAACTCTGAAGACTTCTCAAAGGTTAATGAGATTTATAGCACCTTTTTTACAGAGCCGTATCCAGCTCGCTCTACGATCTTTGTTAAAGCCTTGCCTAAAAATGCCCTAATTGAAATAGAGGCTATTGCTTGCTTATGATTTCGAGCTTGAGCGCCACCTCTTAAGCTCAGGAATATATTCCCGCGCTATCTTGTAAGCGTATTTCTGCGGAATCTTTTCTACTTCAATCATTTCCGTGGCCACTTTTTTAATCATCTCTTCCATAGTTATGTGCGGTTCTGTGAATTTTCCATTCTGGAAACACTTCCTGCAATATTCGTAGTTCAGGCTTCCGTCAGCATTTGTACCGAATTCCTCTTCGGATACTATTGGTGTCCCACAGCTCTGACAGATAGTTTTTTGTACCATAGCACCTCTCCTTACTTATAAAGTTTTTTGTAAATCTTCGCCTTCTGAATAAGGCTCTACATGTATTGTTGCTTCAATTTTTTCTTTGAATAGTGCATTTTCAATTTTTTTTGTAATTTCATGAGCCTCCTCAAGGCTTAACCCCCTGGGAAGCCTAATGTGGAATGTTAGTTCGATGTGGTTCCCATATCTATGCATGTGAAAGTGATGTATACCTGTTATTCTGCTATCCACTTTGCTAACTTCTTTTGTCACTTTTGCAATTAGCTCTTCTGGTACTTTTTCACCGATAAGGGGTGATGCACTTGATTTAATTATATCCATGGCAGTCATTAGGATTGCGAAGGATATTAGTAGACCAAGATATCCGTCAACGAAGGGTATATATTTGCTGAGAAAGACGCCAATAATGAATAAAACACTTGTTATTGCATCTGACTGATGGTGCCAAGCATCGGCACTAATTGCATTTATTTTTGATTTTTTTCCTGCCCAAAAGGCAAAAAGGGCAAGGCTTTGCTTTGTGACTGCACAAATTGCTTGAATAAGAATACTTGCAAAGGTGAAAGTTATTACCTTTTTGGATGTTATCCTTACAGCGGATTCTCGTAAAAAGTTTATCGCCACTAAAATGAGCATTATACCTATAAGGAGTGAGGTTATCTTTTCAATCCTTCCGTGGCCGAAAGGATGTTCTTCGTCAGCAGGTTTTGCTGAAAGGTATATTCCAAAGATGAGAATGATCGAAGTCAGAGAATCGGAAAGAGTGTGCCATGCGTCTGCCTGCAAGGCAACAGAGTTTATCTTAAGGCCAATAACATATTTGGCTATAAAAAGGAGAACATTTAAGCCTATAGATAGCCATCCTTCTATATAAGCAAGTTTATTGAAGTTTTGCTCTTTTTTAATCTGCATAGTGGAATGTTAATGTGGCTTTTGGGAGAATTTTAGTTCTGTACTTTTTCAATGGGAAAACCTCTTTTAACCCACTCAACGAGCCCACCGCGCAAGCTCAAGACCTTCTTATAGCCTTGATTTTTCAATCTTATTGCGACGTTTTTGCTTCTTAATCCATAGGAACAATAACATATTATCGTTTTATCCTTAGGAAGGTTTGACAACAGGGCATCGAGTTTCGGAGAGTAGTAATCAATGTTAATTGCCTGGGGTATGTGCCCCTCAGAGAATTCTTTGTTCGTTCTTACATCCACAATCATGATTGCTTCATTTTTAATGATTAAATTGTAAAGTTTTTTTGCCGAGATTTCACTGACATCATGCCTTGCAAAATTTTTGGTGCAGGAAGTAAAAAATAAAATTGAAAGAGCTAAAAAGGCACTCTGTCTCATTTTATAATTTATCGAGCTCTTCATTCAGCCATTTGAGGTAGTCTGGGTTTCCCGCTGTGACAGGGACTGCTAATATTTCAGGAACTGTGTAGTTATGGGCCTCTTTAATTGCCTCTTCTACCTCGGGATATCGATCAGCTCTCGTTTTGGCGATTATGAGGTATTCTGTATCCTTTGTGATTTTGTTTTCCCACCAGTATTGGCTTGTAATTGGACCAAGGATCTGAACACACGCGGCGAGCCTTTTCTGAACCAAGTGTTCTGCTATTTTTTCTGCGATTTCCTTTTCATTCGTTGTTGTAAAAACCTGGATGTATTCTTCCATACTTATATTATAAAATTTAGGAACTCTTCAAGCAAATAAAAAAATTTCAGTTACTGAGGATCT comes from the bacterium genome and includes:
- a CDS encoding Rid family detoxifying hydrolase produces the protein MGPKAIGPYSLVRRGECKSLFFISGQLGINPDSGELEEGLEAQTKRALENLKSILESSGLSMNNVIKTTIFLINSEDFSKVNEIYSTFFTEPYPARSTIFVKALPKNALIEIEAIACL
- a CDS encoding zinc ribbon domain-containing protein; its protein translation is MVQKTICQSCGTPIVSEEEFGTNADGSLNYEYCRKCFQNGKFTEPHITMEEMIKKVATEMIEVEKIPQKYAYKIAREYIPELKRWRSSSKS
- a CDS encoding cation diffusion facilitator family transporter; translation: MQIKKEQNFNKLAYIEGWLSIGLNVLLFIAKYVIGLKINSVALQADAWHTLSDSLTSIILIFGIYLSAKPADEEHPFGHGRIEKITSLLIGIMLILVAINFLRESAVRITSKKVITFTFASILIQAICAVTKQSLALFAFWAGKKSKINAISADAWHHQSDAITSVLFIIGVFLSKYIPFVDGYLGLLISFAILMTAMDIIKSSASPLIGEKVPEELIAKVTKEVSKVDSRITGIHHFHMHRYGNHIELTFHIRLPRGLSLEEAHEITKKIENALFKEKIEATIHVEPYSEGEDLQKTL
- a CDS encoding rhodanese-like domain-containing protein; the protein is MKSSINYKMRQSAFLALSILFFTSCTKNFARHDVSEISAKKLYNLIIKNEAIMIVDVRTNKEFSEGHIPQAINIDYYSPKLDALLSNLPKDKTIICYCSYGLRSKNVAIRLKNQGYKKVLSLRGGLVEWVKRGFPIEKVQN
- the cutA gene encoding divalent-cation tolerance protein CutA → MEEYIQVFTTTNEKEIAEKIAEHLVQKRLAACVQILGPITSQYWWENKITKDTEYLIIAKTRADRYPEVEEAIKEAHNYTVPEILAVPVTAGNPDYLKWLNEELDKL